The Halomonas sp. THAF5a genome segment CAGATGGCACTAGACATTGGCCCTGGTGATGAGGTGATCACTCCAGGGTTTTCCTACATCGCCACGGCGGAAACCGTAGCGCTGCTGGGGGCCAGGCCAGTGTACGTGGATATCGACCCTTGCATCTATAACCTGGACCCAAAGTTGTTGGAAGCGGCGATTACACCGCGTACCAAAGCGATCATCCCAGTTTCGCTCTATGGCCAGTGCGCCGACTTTGACTCAATCAATGCCATTGCCAATAGGCATGGCATTCCGGTAATCGAAGACGCCGCCCAGAGCTTCGGCGCCACTTACAAGGGGCGCAAGTCCTGCAACCTTAGCACCATTGCCACTACTAGTTTCTTCCCCAGCAAACCATTGGGCTGCTATGGAGACGGCGGGGCCATCTTCACCAATGACGATGAGCTGGCCACCGCACTGCGCCAGATAGCTTGCCACGGCCAAGATCGCCGATATCACCACATTCGTGTAGGTGTAAACAGTCGTCTTGATACTCTTCAAGCCGCCATCCTGCTCCCCAAGCTGGAGATCTTCGATGAAGAACTGATGCTGCGGCAGCAAGTAGCAGAACTCTATAGCCATCTGCTGAACGAGGCTGGCATTACTACCACGCCCCATATAGAGCCTCACAACACCAGCGCTTGGGCGCAGTACACCATTCGTGTGCAGAATCGAGAGAAGGTGCAGGTTAGACTCAAGGAGAGTGGGGTGCCAACGGCAGTGCATTATCCGACCCCCCTGAACCAGCAACCGGCGGTATCCGATACAACTGCGCTCTTGCGTGAGGGTGATGCAGCGGCGCAGCATGTACTCTCTTTGCCGTTCCACGCCTATATGGCCAAGAAAGACCAGCAGCAAGTGGTGAAGGCCTTGAGTGCATAAGTGCTTCTGAATATTGGTGTGATATTCAGGTCTAAAAGCTATAGCGGTGCTGTTACTGATAGTCTTACACTATAATCCTGCTAGGTGACGAAAACCGTGTGATCGATTACCCGTTTGGTAAAGAACGCAATACATTTGTTCTGACCTTTCCCCCAGAAACCGGTCCAACCACAATGTGAGAACCGCTCCTTCATGCACACCGCTGGGCATAAGCGACGGGTGGCAAATAGCCCAGCGAGCTGTGCGGTCTGACATGGTTGTAGTGGGTCCTCCATTGGTCGATTTCATGTCTTGCATCGTTCAGGCTCAGAAACTAGTGCTGATTGAGACAGCCATCCCGGAACTTGCCGTTGAAGCTCTCGATGAAGGCATTCTGTGTCGGCTTGCCCGGCTGTATGAAGGCCAGCGTGACCTTCCGCTCACGCGCCCAGAAGAACATCGCCTTGCTGGTCAGTTCGGGGCCGTTATCGCAGACAACCGACGCGGGCAGCGCACGCTGCTGCGCAATGTCATCCAGGAACCTGGCCAAGCGACGCCCGGAAATGGACGTGTCCACCAGCTTACCAACACACTCTCTGCTGAAGTCGTCCACGATGTTCAGCACCCGGAATCGGCGCCCCGAGGCCAGCTGATCTGAGACGAAGTCCATCGACCAGCGCTGGTTGGGCCTGTCTGGACATGGCATTGGCGCTCTTGGCCGCACCAGTCGCTTGCGCCGCCGGGTGCGGACCTGAAGCCCAGCTTCACGGTACAGCCGGTAAGTTCGCTTGCGATTCACCACCAGGCCCTCCTGACGCAACAAAGCGTGCAGCAGCAGGTAGCCGTAGCGGGGGTAGCAGGTCGCCAAGGCGTTCAGTCGGGCCCGAAGCGGCTCATCGTCACGCGGCATCGCTTGGTAGCGAGCCACCGACCGTGGCAGGCCCAGCAATCGACAGGCATGTCGCTGGCTGAGCCAGCCGCCTGTCACCAGGTGCGTTACCGCCCGCCGCTTCGCTTCGGGCGTCACCACTTTCCCGAGACGATCTCTTTGAGGGCGGCATTATCGAGAGCGCTTTCCGCCAGCAGCTTCTTCAGGCGGGCATTCTCTGCCTCCAGCTCCCGCAGACGCTTGGCCTCTGATACCTCCATACCACCGTACTTGGCCTTCCAGCGATAGATGGTCTGCTCGGTGACACCATTCTGCCGAGCCAGCTCGGCCACCGAGACGCCGCGCTCATGGGCCTTGAGGATGGTGATGACCTGCTCTTCGGTATGTCG includes the following:
- a CDS encoding DegT/DnrJ/EryC1/StrS aminotransferase family protein; translation: MIPFIDLTAQQARIKDKIDDGIQRVLAHGKYILGPEVTELEDKLAAYTGAKYCITCANGTDALQIAQMALDIGPGDEVITPGFSYIATAETVALLGARPVYVDIDPCIYNLDPKLLEAAITPRTKAIIPVSLYGQCADFDSINAIANRHGIPVIEDAAQSFGATYKGRKSCNLSTIATTSFFPSKPLGCYGDGGAIFTNDDELATALRQIACHGQDRRYHHIRVGVNSRLDTLQAAILLPKLEIFDEELMLRQQVAELYSHLLNEAGITTTPHIEPHNTSAWAQYTIRVQNREKVQVRLKESGVPTAVHYPTPLNQQPAVSDTTALLREGDAAAQHVLSLPFHAYMAKKDQQQVVKALSA